A single uncultured Methanolobus sp. DNA region contains:
- a CDS encoding transcriptional regulator protein, with protein MKDFEVKILDDTDYKFIEALKSLGMSRNVATTLTYLSNVEEASSQEIEMSTGLRQPEVSVAMRHMRERSWIDIHNKKAVGKGRPTKIYKLSAPVEDIIKHYEQKIIEDTKTTMDAITKLKDITKRM; from the coding sequence ATGAAAGATTTCGAAGTAAAGATACTTGATGACACAGACTACAAGTTCATTGAAGCACTGAAAAGCCTGGGAATGTCCAGGAACGTAGCAACCACACTCACATACCTTTCAAATGTGGAAGAAGCATCTTCTCAGGAGATCGAGATGAGCACTGGTCTGAGACAGCCAGAAGTAAGTGTCGCTATGAGACACATGCGCGAAAGAAGCTGGATCGATATCCACAACAAGAAAGCAGTCGGAAAAGGCAGACCTACAAAGATCTACAAACTTTCCGCTCCAGTTGAAGATATCATTAAGCACTATGAGCAGAAGATCATAGAAGACACAAAGACAACGATGGACGCCATCACCAAGCTTAAGGACATTACAAAAAGAATGTAA